A region of Deltaproteobacteria bacterium DNA encodes the following proteins:
- a CDS encoding DUF4926 domain-containing protein, with product MRSEIHLHDVVALLEDIRANHFETGEPLLLRRGQIGTVVMKYDDTVEVEFADRSGRAYALQSISTARLMVLHDSPDHPSVVSAQ from the coding sequence ATGCGCTCCGAGATTCATCTGCACGATGTCGTCGCGCTCTTGGAAGACATCCGGGCAAACCACTTCGAGACTGGCGAGCCACTCTTGTTGCGTCGTGGTCAAATCGGGACCGTCGTCATGAAGTACGACGACACCGTCGAGGTGGAGTTCGCGGATCGCAGTGGTCGTGCGTACGCGCTGCAATCGATCAGCACAGCCCGCCTCATGGTTCTCCACGACTCGCCGGACCATCCTTCAGTCGTATCCGCACAGTGA